In Ipomoea triloba cultivar NCNSP0323 chromosome 7, ASM357664v1, a single genomic region encodes these proteins:
- the LOC116026244 gene encoding uncharacterized protein LOC116026244: protein MPLRCSLLLGFVLGMAVIVLAQPPSIYEVLSANGLPMGLIPRGVTDYTLDDYGRFEVHLGQACNAKFEDEIHFDMNVSGVLRYGQMEEVDGIAAQDLFLWFPVKGIRVDVPSSGLVYFDVGVVSKEFSFSSFDTPRECTAIVHPEHILPIRVPDHHDDAPLLLLDS, encoded by the coding sequence ATGCCGCTGCGGTGTTCTCTTTTGTTGGGTTTTGTGTTGGGCATGGCGGTTATTGTATTAGCTCAGCCGCCGTCTATATATGAAGTGCTGAGCGCCAACGGGTTGCCCATGGGGCTGATCCCCAGGGGGGTCACGGACTACACTCTCGACGATTATGGGCGGTTCGAGGTGCATTTAGGGCAGGCCTGCAACGCGAAGTTCGAGGACGAAATCCACTTTGACATGAACGTTTCGGGGGTTCTGAGGTACGGGCAGATGGAGGAGGTGGACGGGATTGCGGCGCAGGATTTGTTCTTGTGGTTCCCTGTTAAGGGAATCCGGGTGGATGTGCCCAGTTCTGGGCTGGTTTACTTCGATGTGGGAGTCGTGTCTAAGGAGTTTTCTTTCTCATCTTTTGACACTCCTAGAGAGTGTACTGCTATTGTTCACCCCGAACATATTCTCCCCATTCGAGTCCCCGATCATCATGATGATGCCCCTCTTCTTTTGCTTGATTCTTAG
- the LOC116024945 gene encoding probable 3-beta-hydroxysteroid-Delta(8),Delta(7)-isomerase translates to MEVQGGDHPYVPRDLKLPGFVPCFLTQLDIVSVYGVASTLVFAFMWIFSGRFPKISKGDRLLMCWWIFTGLTHMVLEGYFVFSPNFYKEKTPFYLAEVWKEYSKGDSRYAARDSAVISVEGITAVLEGPACLLAVYAIATRKSYRYILQVAISLGQLYGTAVYFITAVLEGDNFAVSPYYYYWYYVFANSFWVWIPTIIVVHCWKRISSAVQIQDQTKTKTR, encoded by the exons ATGGAAGTGCAGGGAGGAGACCACCCATACGTTCCTAGAGACCTTAAATTGCCTGGGTTTGTGCCTTGTTTCCTCACACAATTGGACATTGTTAGTGTGTATGGAGTTGCTTCTACACTGGTTTTTGCATTCATGTGGATCTTCTCTG GGCGGTTCCCTAAAATATCAAAGGGCGACAGGTTGCTCATGTGCTGGTGGATATTCACTGGCCTTACGCACATGGTCCTTGAGGGTTACTTTGTTTTCTCTCCTAATTTCTACAAGGAAAAGACTCCCTTTTACCTTGCAGAAGTTT GGAAAGAGTACAGCAAGGGAGATTCTCGGTATGCAGCACGTGATTCTGCTGTTATTTCAGTTGAAGGAATCACAGCTGTTCTAGAGGGACCAGCATGTCTTCTTGCAGT GTATGCTATAGCTACAAGGAAGTCGTATAGGTATATACTACAGGTGGCTATTTCATTGGGCCAGCTCTATGGTACTGCTGTATATTTCATCACAGCTGTCTTGGAGGGTGATAATTTTGCTGTAAGCCCCTATTATTACTACTGGTACTATGTGTTTGCAAATTCCTTCTGGGTCTGGATACCAACAATCATAGTCGTCCATTGCTGGAAGAGAATTAGTTCTGCAGTCCAGATACAAGACCAGACAAAGACCAAGACTCGCTGA
- the LOC116024933 gene encoding fimbrin-2-like codes for MAGYIGVLVSDPWLQSQFTQVELRSLKSQFMTMRKESGGLKLGDLAAKMSTLKHIGENLTEQDRDAFLRDSYTNLDEDVDFELFLRVYLKLQAHATARMGSNAKNPSAFLKSPTSTLLHTISGSEKTAYVAHINNYLAEDEFLKGYLPIDPSTNDLFEVAKDGVLICKLINLAVPGTIDERAINMKRILNPWERNENLTLGLNSAKAIGCTLVNIGTQDFIEGRRHLVLGVISQIIKIQLLADLNLKKTPQLVELVDDSKDIEELMSLPPEKILLRWMNFQLKKGGYKKTVTNFSSDIKDAEAYAHLLNVLAPEHSNPATLSVKDFLERAKLVLEHADRMGCKRYLTAKDIVEGSPNLNLAFVAHIFQHRNGLSTQTKQIDFLEMTPDDAQMSREERAFRFWINSLGNSFMIDNVFEDLRNGWVLLQTLDKVSPGIVNWKIATKPPIKMPFRKVENCNQVVKIGKQLKFSLVNIAGNDIVQGNKKLTLAYLWQLMRFNMLQLLKNLRSHSLGKEITDADILDWANSQVKSSGRHGHMASFKDKRLSDGVFFLELLSAVYPRAVNWSLVTKGETEEEKKMNATYIISVARKLGCSIFILPEDLIEVNQKMILTLTASIMYWHMKQQPVEDRTSTSDGEINSLPETISTADDTASESSE; via the exons ATGGCGGGCTATATAGGAGTATTGGTATCGGATCCATGGCTACAGAGCCAGTTCACGCAAGTTGAGCTTCGGAGCTTAAAATCTCAG TTCATGACGATGAGGAAAGAAAGCGGAGGTTTGAAGCTGGGCGACTTGGCGGCAAAGATGTCAACACTGAAACATATCGGAGAGAATCTTACGGAGCAAGATAGAGATGCGTTTCTCAGAGATTCGTATACAAATTTGGATGAAGACGTCGATTTTGAGCTGTTTCTCAGG GTATATTTGAAACTCCAAGCGCATGCAACAGCTCGAATGGGAAGTAATGCAAAAAATCCATCAGCATTTCTCAAGTCTCCCACTTCTACTTTGCTTCACACAATTAGTGGATCTGAGAAGACAGCATATGTTGCACACATTAACAACTATCTTGCTGAAGATGAATTCTTAAAAGGATACCTTCCAATAGATCCTTCAACTAATGATCTCTTCGAGGTTGCCAAGGATGGAGTTCTTATTTG CAAACTTATAAATCTTGCTGTACCTGGAACAATTGATGAAAGGGCGATAAATATGAAGAGAATACTCAACCCCTGGGAAAGGAATGAGAATCTTACTCTAGGCCTCAACTCTGCAAAGGCAATTGGATGTACTTTGGTCAACATTGGAACTCAAGACTTCATTGAAGGAAGG AGGCATCTTGTTCTTGGTGTGATTTCTCAAATTATTAAG ATTCAACTACTGGCGGACCTCAATTTGAAGAAAACACCTCAACTGGTCGAGTTGGTTGATGATAGTAAG GACATAGAGGAACTGATGAGCCTACCACCAGAAAAGATATTGCTCAGATGGATGAACTTTCAATTGAAAAAGGGTGGATACAAGAAAACAGTTACGAACTTCTCGTCTGACATAAAG GACGCTGAGGCTTATGCTCATCTCTTAAATGTTTTAGCCCCTGAGCACAGTAATCCAGCCACCCTGTCTGTGAAAGATTTTCTAGAAAGAGCTAAGTTGGTTCTTGAACATGCAGATAGAATGGGCTGCAAAAGATACTTAACTGCAAAAGATATCGTAGAAGGTTCTCCTAATCTTAACCTTGCATTTGTGGCACATATCTTCCAGCATAG GAACGGACTTTCAACACAAACAAAGCAGATTGATTTTCTTGAAATGACTCCTGATGATGCTCAAATGTCCAGAGAAGAGAGAGCATTTCGCTTTTGGATCAACAGTCTTGGAAATTCTTTTATGATAGATAATGTCTTTGAAGATCTTAGGAATGG ATGGGTGCTTCTGCAAACACTTGACAAGGTGTCCCCAGGAATTGTTAACTGGAAAATTGCAACTAAGCCTCCAATTAAGATGCCTTTTAGAAAAGTGGAAAATTGCAACCAAGTTGTCAAGATTGGGAAACAATTGAAGTTTTCCCTAGTTAATATTGCTGGGAATGACATTGTACAAGGAAATAAGAAATTAACATTAG CTTACTTGTGGCAGTTAATGCGGTTCAATATGCTTCAGCTTTTAAAGAATTTGAGGTCTCATTCCCTTGGAAAGGAAATCACTGATGCAGACATTTTAGACTGGGCTAACAGCCAAGTGAAAAGTTCTGGAAGGCATGGCCATATGGCTAGCTTTAAG GATAAAAGGCTATCAGATGGTGTCTTTTTCCTTGAGCTGCTTAGCGCAGTATATCCTCGAGCTGTCAACTGGAGTCTGGTTACAAAAGGAGAAACTG AggaagagaaaaaaatgaatgcaaCCTACATCATTAGTGTGGCAAGGAAGCTCGGATGCTCTATCTTTATACTGCCTGAAGATTTAATTGAG GTAAACCAGAAGATGATTCTTACATTGACAGCAAGTATAATGTATTGGCACATGAAACAACAACCTGTAGAGGATCGAACAAGTACTTCAGATGGGGAGATCAATAGCTTGCCTGAGACAATCTCAACAGCAGATGATACTGCCTCAGAGTCTTCAGAGTAG
- the LOC116024870 gene encoding ferredoxin-2, mitochondrial encodes MAVVNLRRLASQISRNPSLSHSFRATIARSSASSVTSSTPTSSAKVSDRIVNLFAIDPDGHKRGVIGLSGQTLLKALTNHGLIDPASHRLEEIDACSAECEVHIAQEWLEKLPPPTYDEQYVLKRNSRARVLNKHSRLGCQVVLTPELQGMVVAVPEPKPWDIP; translated from the coding sequence ATGGCCGTCGTGAATTTGCGAAGACTCGCCTCCCAAATCTCCCGGAATCCCTCCCTCTCCCACTCCTTTCGAGCAACCATCGCTCGATCCTCTGCATCCTCTGTCACTTCCTCAACCCCTACCTCCTCCGCTAAGGTGTCCGATCGGATCGTGAACCTCTTCGCCATTGATCCCGATGGCCATAAGCGCGGCGTGATCGGCCTCTCCGGCCAGACTCTTCTTAAGGCGCTGACCAATCATGGATTGATTGACCCGGCTTCCCACCGCCTCGAAGAGATCGATGCTTGTTCTGCTGAGTGCGAGGTCCACATTGCTCAGGAGTGGCTTGAGAAGCTCCCCCCACCTACCTACGATGAACAATACGTGCTCAAGAGGAACTCTAGGGCTAGGGTTTTGAACAAGCACTCCAGACTGGGATGCCAGGTCGTCCTCACTCCGGAGCTTCAGGGTATGGTTGTCGCTGTCCCTGAGCCAAAGCCCTGGGATATTCCGTAA